A genomic region of Caulobacter sp. NIBR2454 contains the following coding sequences:
- a CDS encoding Na+/H+ antiporter, protein MAIVTLVLLLLLAVAASGFLARMLPVAVPLPLVQVALGAAIAGLAGVTIDLRPEIFFLLILPPLLFLDGWRIPKHGLMRDARPILQLALGLVVFTVVGVGWFIHWLIPAIPLPVAFALAAVLAPTDPVAVSAITRRTPFPERLMRILEAESLLNDASGLVCLRFAVAAAVTGVFSLPDAMLTFLWLALGGVAVGAGFTLVVSFIKARLARRFGEDPGAEVLISLLIPLGAYLAAEALHCSGILAAVAAGVAMSFAEIGGQLQAGTRVRRSAVWDTVAFTANGAVFVLLGQQMPSILEKATRTVRQSGQQDAWWLLVYVLAITLALAALRFVWVWVSIRLAGLRHERRGEAFERPSWRMVAAISLAGVRGAVSLAGVLTIPFFVADGSPMPARNLVIFLVAGVILVSLILAAVALPWAMKGLVASIDPDRQGEEGAARVAAAKAAIRAIERAQHELPGDEADADLQAEAAARIMGLYRRRIDGHSREAGEAALIQKLEEIDRDLRLAALQAERDELFRLVRRRALKDDIARDLVREIDLMETRWRSS, encoded by the coding sequence ATGGCCATCGTGACCCTCGTGCTTTTGTTGCTGCTGGCGGTGGCCGCCAGCGGGTTCCTGGCGCGCATGCTGCCGGTCGCGGTTCCCTTGCCTTTGGTCCAGGTCGCCCTTGGGGCGGCCATCGCCGGCTTGGCGGGGGTGACCATCGATCTGCGGCCGGAAATCTTCTTCCTGCTCATCCTGCCGCCCCTGCTGTTCCTCGACGGTTGGCGCATTCCCAAGCATGGGCTGATGCGCGACGCGCGGCCGATCCTGCAACTGGCCCTGGGCCTGGTGGTGTTCACGGTCGTGGGGGTCGGGTGGTTCATCCACTGGCTGATCCCCGCCATACCCCTGCCCGTGGCCTTCGCCCTGGCCGCTGTTCTCGCGCCGACCGACCCCGTGGCGGTCTCGGCGATCACGCGTCGAACGCCCTTTCCTGAACGCCTGATGCGGATTTTGGAGGCCGAATCTCTGCTCAACGATGCTTCGGGACTGGTTTGTCTTCGCTTCGCCGTGGCGGCGGCGGTGACGGGCGTCTTCTCATTGCCCGACGCCATGCTGACCTTCCTGTGGCTAGCGCTTGGCGGCGTTGCGGTCGGGGCGGGGTTCACCCTGGTCGTGAGCTTCATCAAGGCCCGTCTGGCGCGCCGGTTCGGCGAAGATCCAGGGGCTGAGGTGCTGATCAGCCTGCTCATTCCGCTCGGCGCCTATCTGGCGGCCGAGGCGCTGCATTGCTCGGGCATCCTGGCGGCGGTCGCCGCGGGCGTGGCCATGAGCTTCGCGGAGATCGGCGGTCAGCTTCAGGCGGGCACCCGCGTGCGACGCAGCGCGGTCTGGGACACCGTGGCCTTTACCGCCAACGGCGCGGTCTTCGTGCTGCTGGGTCAACAGATGCCCTCCATCCTCGAAAAGGCGACGAGAACGGTCCGCCAGTCGGGTCAGCAGGATGCGTGGTGGCTGCTCGTCTATGTCCTTGCCATCACCCTGGCCCTGGCGGCTTTGCGTTTCGTGTGGGTGTGGGTCTCGATCCGTCTAGCCGGTCTGCGCCACGAGCGCCGGGGCGAGGCGTTCGAAAGGCCCAGCTGGCGAATGGTGGCGGCGATCTCGCTGGCCGGAGTGCGGGGCGCGGTGTCTTTGGCCGGCGTGCTGACCATCCCGTTCTTCGTGGCGGACGGCTCGCCCATGCCGGCCCGAAACCTGGTGATCTTCCTGGTGGCAGGGGTGATCCTGGTATCCCTGATCCTGGCCGCGGTCGCCCTGCCCTGGGCGATGAAGGGCCTGGTCGCCTCCATCGATCCCGACCGGCAGGGTGAGGAGGGCGCGGCCAGGGTCGCCGCCGCCAAGGCCGCTATCCGCGCCATAGAGCGCGCGCAGCATGAACTGCCCGGAGACGAGGCCGACGCCGACCTGCAGGCCGAAGCCGCGGCGCGGATCATGGGCCTTTATCGCCGCCGCATCGATGGCCATTCGCGGGAGGCGGGCGAGGCGGCCCTGATCCAGAAGCTGGAAGAGATCGACCGCGACCTGCGGCTGGCCGCCTTGCAGGCCGAGCGTGACGAGCTCTTTCGCCTTGTTCGGCGGCGCGCCCTCAAGGACGATATCGCCCGCGATCTGGTGCGCGAGATCGATCTGATGGAGACCCGCTGGCGCAGCAGCTGA
- a CDS encoding amidohydrolase family protein has protein sequence MKRLFLTTAAGLTLALASTAMAQDAKPADKPKWDVANPPGPGKDVKIDVTSGTWMAVDVSPDGKEIVFDLLGDIYVMPISGGEAKAIATGVAWDMQPRYSPNGKWIAFTSDRAGGENLWIMDRDGSNPKQVSKETFRLLNSPSWTPDSEFVVGRKHFTSGRSLGAGEMWLYHRSGGDGVQLTERRTQQKDSGEPAFSPDGRYLYFSDESTPGGVFEYSKDPNSQLYVIQRLDRESGEVEPFVTGPGGSIRPTPSPDGKSLAFVRRDRFQSKLYVLDIESGRETPVYEHLDRDMQETWAVHGVYPGIAWTPDNKSLVFWAGGKINRVDVASKSASVIPFHVAGARRVADAVRFPVEVAPDQFEVKMTRWASTSPDCKKAVFEALGHLWIKDLPSGSARRLTKQNDHFELYPSWSRDGRSIVYTTWSDKDFGSIRVVSAAGGEGRKVTSKPGDYVEPVFSPDGQNIVYRATRDGFLISSVNARQTGLYSIPAKGGEATLISKKGGTPQFGAKSDRVFFMTSDGDKRTLRSASLTGANERSHLTSQWATEFSVSPDEKWLAWTERFNVYVAPFVASSKTLQMAPKGSALPQAKVTRDAGEWLHWSGDSKRLQWSLGNELFTRDLKDSFAFVDGAPATPPKPPEAGIKLGFTQAYDKPTGRVALTGGRLITMKGDEVIEDGVVVLNGNRIEVIGPRASVTVPGDAKVIDIAGKTVIPGLIDAHWHGSMGADEIIPQQSWENYASLGYGVTTLHDPSNDTTEIFAHSELGKAGMVVAPRIFGTGAILYGATTAGTVQIDSLDDAMGHLRRLKAAGAWSVKSYNQPRREQRQQVIEAARQLGMMVVPEGGSLYHNNMSMIADGHTTIEHSVPVAKMYEDVDQLWGQSKTAYTPTLVVAFGGFAGDLYWTQATDVWKEPILNKYVPRRLIDASTRRPTKVLEEEANHINVAREAKELNDLGVPVSIGAHGQREGLGSHWEMWSFAQGGMSPHQALRTGTINPARALGMEKDLGSLEAGKLADLVVLDNNPLENIRNTTSIRYVIANGRVYDDNMDEVGTRMRKRMPFWFAETGGEVWSAGGLTNANTHTHEH, from the coding sequence ATGAAGCGCCTTTTCCTGACCACCGCCGCGGGCTTGACGCTCGCCCTCGCCTCGACCGCCATGGCCCAGGACGCCAAGCCGGCCGACAAGCCCAAGTGGGACGTCGCAAATCCCCCCGGACCGGGCAAGGACGTGAAGATCGACGTCACCTCCGGCACCTGGATGGCGGTGGACGTCAGTCCTGACGGCAAGGAAATCGTCTTCGACCTGCTGGGCGACATCTATGTGATGCCGATCAGCGGCGGCGAGGCCAAGGCGATCGCCACGGGCGTGGCTTGGGACATGCAGCCGCGCTACTCGCCCAACGGCAAGTGGATCGCCTTCACATCCGACCGCGCCGGCGGCGAGAACCTGTGGATCATGGACCGCGACGGCTCCAATCCCAAGCAGGTGAGTAAAGAGACCTTCCGCCTGCTCAACTCGCCGTCCTGGACGCCGGACAGCGAGTTCGTGGTCGGCCGCAAGCACTTCACCTCCGGTCGTTCGCTCGGTGCGGGCGAGATGTGGCTCTACCACCGCTCGGGCGGCGACGGCGTGCAGCTGACCGAGCGCCGCACCCAGCAAAAGGACAGCGGTGAGCCGGCCTTCTCCCCCGACGGCCGCTATCTCTATTTCAGCGACGAGAGCACCCCTGGCGGCGTGTTCGAGTACAGCAAGGACCCCAACAGCCAGCTCTATGTGATCCAGCGCCTGGATCGCGAGAGCGGCGAGGTCGAGCCCTTCGTCACCGGCCCCGGCGGTTCGATCCGCCCGACGCCGTCGCCGGACGGCAAGTCCTTGGCCTTCGTGCGCCGCGACCGCTTCCAGTCCAAGCTCTACGTGCTCGACATCGAGAGCGGCCGCGAGACGCCGGTCTATGAGCACCTGGACCGCGACATGCAGGAGACCTGGGCGGTCCACGGGGTCTATCCCGGCATCGCCTGGACGCCGGACAACAAGTCCCTGGTGTTCTGGGCTGGCGGCAAGATCAACCGGGTGGACGTCGCTTCCAAGTCCGCGTCGGTGATCCCCTTCCACGTGGCTGGCGCGCGACGCGTGGCCGACGCCGTGCGCTTCCCCGTCGAGGTCGCGCCCGACCAGTTCGAGGTCAAGATGACTCGCTGGGCGTCCACATCGCCTGACTGCAAGAAGGCCGTGTTCGAGGCCCTGGGTCATCTGTGGATCAAGGATTTGCCCAGCGGTTCGGCTCGCCGCCTGACCAAGCAGAATGACCACTTCGAACTTTATCCGTCCTGGTCGCGCGATGGCCGCTCCATCGTCTACACGACCTGGAGCGACAAGGATTTCGGCTCGATCCGCGTGGTCTCGGCCGCCGGCGGCGAGGGCCGCAAGGTCACCAGCAAGCCAGGCGACTACGTGGAGCCGGTGTTCTCGCCCGACGGTCAGAACATCGTCTATCGCGCGACCCGCGACGGCTTCCTGATCTCCTCGGTCAACGCGCGTCAGACCGGCCTTTATTCGATCCCGGCCAAGGGGGGCGAAGCGACTCTGATCAGCAAGAAGGGCGGCACGCCGCAGTTCGGGGCCAAGTCCGACCGCGTGTTTTTCATGACCAGCGACGGCGACAAGCGCACCCTGCGCTCGGCCTCGCTGACCGGCGCGAACGAACGCTCGCACCTGACGTCGCAATGGGCGACCGAGTTCTCGGTGTCTCCGGACGAGAAGTGGCTGGCCTGGACCGAGCGCTTCAACGTCTATGTCGCGCCCTTCGTAGCCAGCTCCAAGACCCTGCAGATGGCTCCCAAGGGTTCGGCCCTACCCCAGGCCAAGGTGACGCGTGACGCCGGCGAATGGCTGCACTGGTCGGGCGACTCCAAGCGCCTGCAGTGGTCGCTGGGCAATGAGCTGTTCACCCGCGACCTGAAGGACAGCTTCGCCTTCGTCGACGGCGCGCCGGCCACCCCGCCCAAGCCGCCGGAGGCCGGGATCAAGCTTGGCTTCACCCAGGCCTATGACAAGCCGACGGGCCGCGTGGCCCTCACCGGCGGCCGCCTGATCACCATGAAGGGCGACGAGGTCATCGAGGACGGCGTCGTGGTGCTCAATGGCAATCGGATCGAGGTGATCGGCCCGCGCGCCAGCGTCACCGTCCCCGGCGACGCCAAGGTCATCGACATCGCCGGCAAGACCGTGATCCCCGGCCTGATCGACGCCCACTGGCATGGCTCCATGGGCGCCGACGAAATCATCCCGCAGCAGAGCTGGGAGAACTACGCTTCCCTCGGCTACGGCGTGACCACCCTGCACGACCCGTCCAACGACACCACCGAGATCTTCGCCCATAGCGAACTGGGCAAGGCCGGCATGGTGGTGGCGCCGCGCATCTTCGGCACCGGCGCCATCCTCTATGGGGCGACCACCGCCGGCACCGTGCAGATCGACAGCCTGGACGACGCCATGGGTCACCTGCGCCGCCTCAAGGCAGCCGGCGCCTGGAGCGTCAAGAGCTACAACCAGCCTCGCCGCGAACAGCGCCAGCAGGTCATCGAGGCGGCCCGCCAGCTGGGCATGATGGTCGTGCCTGAGGGCGGCTCGCTCTACCACAACAACATGAGCATGATCGCTGACGGCCACACCACCATCGAGCACTCGGTGCCGGTGGCCAAGATGTACGAGGATGTCGATCAGCTCTGGGGCCAGTCCAAGACCGCCTACACGCCGACCCTGGTCGTGGCTTTCGGCGGCTTCGCGGGCGACCTCTACTGGACCCAGGCCACCGATGTCTGGAAGGAGCCGATCCTCAACAAGTACGTCCCGCGCCGCCTGATCGACGCGTCCACACGCCGGCCGACCAAGGTGCTGGAGGAGGAGGCCAACCACATCAACGTGGCGCGCGAGGCCAAGGAGCTGAACGATCTGGGCGTGCCGGTATCGATCGGCGCCCACGGCCAGCGTGAAGGCCTGGGTTCGCACTGGGAGATGTGGTCCTTCGCCCAAGGCGGCATGAGCCCCCACCAGGCGCTCAGGACGGGTACGATCAATCCCGCAAGGGCCCTGGGCATGGAGAAGGACCTGGGCTCGCTGGAGGCCGGCAAGCTGGCCGACCTTGTGGTGCTGGACAACAACCCGCTGGAGAACATCCGCAACACCACCTCGATCCGCTACGTGATCGCCAACGGCCGCGTCTATGACGACAATATGGACGAGGTCGGGACCCGGATGCGCAAGCGCATGCCGTTCTGGTTCGCCGAAACCGGCGGCGAAGTGTGGAGCGCTGGCGGCCTGACCAACGCCAACACCCACACCCACGAGCACTAG
- a CDS encoding methyl-accepting chemotaxis protein: MRLRLGGLVNLFGAAVAVGLGLMIFCAWFAVDRVRIGGALYSDIVSGKDLIADILPPPLYLIEANLVAQTFQAAGPAGDADATAAKLAQLRRDYDARLAHWRGQSYNPPAREILLGEADRSAKELWASTDALIDAARRGDQAAAAAAAARTAAAYADNRAAIDKIVPIVTAENARVEAAAQREQLRDLALLAGGALALGLVMAGGVWMIRRQIIRPIEATTTYMDALAQGAYDQPPPYEGRRDELGDMARSIAVFRQSVLDRRALREQQDNERERVDAERQAREAQNAATDQARDRALDAIAEGLRRLSQGDVHYRLQTAFAGEYERLRNDFNLTAGELALTVAEISRSSQGVETGAAEIAKAADDLSSRTEQQAAQLEETAAALAQITAIVRETSQKARRADDIVGETRDDAGKTEKVLGDAVRAVGEIESASREIAQIIGVIDEIAFQTNLLALNAGVEAARAGDAGKGFAVVASEVRALAQRSAQAAKEIKLLIGAANDRVNEGVDLVGQTGDALGRILGRVSDVASLISDIAQAAGDQAGGLGQVNLAVEQIDRTTQQNAAMVEETTAAAHSLKGEADRLSLAINKFGQGHKTSDYTAAA, translated from the coding sequence ATGCGCTTGCGGCTCGGCGGTCTGGTCAATCTGTTCGGCGCAGCGGTGGCCGTAGGCCTGGGCTTGATGATCTTCTGCGCCTGGTTCGCGGTCGATCGCGTCCGGATCGGCGGCGCGCTCTACTCCGATATCGTGTCCGGCAAGGACCTTATCGCCGACATCCTTCCACCGCCGCTGTATCTCATCGAAGCCAACCTGGTGGCCCAGACGTTCCAGGCCGCCGGGCCAGCGGGTGATGCGGACGCCACAGCCGCCAAGCTCGCGCAGCTGCGGCGTGACTACGATGCCCGCCTCGCCCACTGGCGCGGCCAAAGCTACAATCCGCCGGCGCGCGAGATTTTGCTGGGCGAGGCCGACCGCAGCGCCAAGGAGCTTTGGGCGTCCACCGACGCGTTGATCGACGCCGCCCGGCGAGGCGATCAAGCAGCCGCCGCCGCGGCCGCCGCAAGGACCGCGGCCGCCTACGCCGACAACCGGGCCGCCATCGACAAGATCGTCCCCATCGTCACCGCCGAGAACGCGCGGGTCGAGGCCGCGGCCCAACGTGAACAGCTACGCGATCTGGCGCTTTTGGCCGGGGGCGCTTTGGCCTTGGGCCTGGTGATGGCGGGGGGCGTGTGGATGATCCGCCGCCAAATCATCCGCCCGATCGAGGCGACCACCACCTATATGGACGCCCTGGCCCAAGGAGCCTACGACCAGCCGCCGCCCTATGAGGGACGTCGAGACGAGCTGGGCGACATGGCGCGATCCATCGCCGTCTTCCGCCAGAGCGTGCTTGATCGCCGCGCCCTGCGTGAACAACAGGACAATGAGCGCGAGCGCGTTGACGCCGAGCGTCAGGCCCGCGAGGCGCAGAACGCCGCAACCGACCAGGCCCGTGATCGGGCGCTGGACGCAATCGCCGAGGGCCTGCGCCGCTTGTCGCAAGGCGATGTACACTATCGCCTCCAGACCGCTTTCGCCGGTGAGTACGAGCGCCTGCGCAACGACTTCAACCTCACCGCCGGCGAACTGGCCCTTACGGTGGCCGAGATCAGCCGCTCATCACAGGGAGTGGAGACGGGCGCCGCCGAGATCGCCAAGGCGGCCGATGACCTGTCCTCGCGCACGGAGCAACAAGCCGCCCAGCTGGAAGAGACGGCCGCCGCCCTGGCTCAGATCACCGCCATCGTGCGCGAGACCTCGCAGAAGGCCCGGCGGGCTGACGACATCGTCGGCGAAACCCGAGACGACGCCGGCAAGACCGAGAAGGTGCTAGGCGATGCGGTGCGGGCTGTGGGCGAGATCGAGTCCGCGTCTCGCGAGATCGCCCAGATCATCGGCGTGATCGACGAGATCGCCTTCCAGACCAACCTTCTTGCCCTGAACGCAGGCGTCGAGGCCGCCCGCGCCGGCGACGCCGGCAAGGGCTTTGCGGTGGTCGCCTCGGAGGTCCGCGCGTTGGCGCAGCGATCGGCTCAGGCGGCCAAGGAAATCAAGCTGCTTATCGGCGCGGCCAACGACCGCGTGAACGAGGGAGTCGATCTTGTGGGTCAGACGGGCGACGCGCTGGGGCGGATTTTGGGCCGCGTCAGCGATGTCGCCAGTCTGATCAGCGACATCGCTCAGGCCGCCGGCGATCAGGCGGGCGGCCTTGGTCAGGTGAACCTGGCTGTCGAGCAGATCGACCGCACCACGCAGCAAAACGCCGCCATGGTCGAGGAGACCACGGCCGCCGCCCATTCGCTGAAGGGGGAGGCTGACCGCCTGTCGCTGGCCATCAACAAATTCGGTCAGGGCCACAAGACGTCAGACTACACCGCCGCTGCTTGA